The region AATACTGATCCGTCCTTCCAGGGAACTTCCGCGCACTGTTGTAACCAGACGATAAGTCTCTATTTCATCGTCATCTTCGAATAATACCTTCACCGTATTATTCAGTCCCACTTCATCGGCACCGGAATGATCTTCCACAATCTGAGCGGTACGGATCATTCGCTCCAGATACCGGATCCTGCTCTCATTTTGGTTCTTA is a window of Mediterraneibacter butyricigenes DNA encoding:
- a CDS encoding GreA/GreB family elongation factor; this translates as KNQNESRIRYLERMIRTAQIVEDHSGADEVGLNNTVKVLFEDDDEIETYRLVTTVRGSSLEGRISIDSPIGKAILGHKEGDRVFVKVNENVGYYVVIKEILKTTDDSEDKIRSF